A DNA window from Arachis duranensis cultivar V14167 chromosome 3, aradu.V14167.gnm2.J7QH, whole genome shotgun sequence contains the following coding sequences:
- the LOC107477902 gene encoding uncharacterized protein LOC107477902: MDDIFDSSLNLEETHHKEGYNQGYSEGLATGKEEARQVGLKVGFEVGEELGFYKGCIDLWVSAIRADHTVFSSRAQAGIRQMEELLQRYPMMDPEDQHVQEIMDELRRKFKMVCSSLHIKKIEYDGYPKAAASDASSLEF; the protein is encoded by the coding sequence ATGGATGACATATTCGATTCTTCGCTGAACTTGGAGGAGACCCACCACAAGGAAGGATACAACCAAGGCTATTCTGAAGGTCTTGCTACTGGCAAGGAAGAGGCCAGGCAGGTGGGCCTCAAGGTAGGCTTCGAGGTCGGTGAGGAGTTGGGCTTCTACAAGGGCTGCATTGACCTCTGGGTCTCTGCTATCCGGGCTGACCACACGGTGTTCTCTTCTCGGGCCCAAGCAGGTATCAGGCAGATGGAAGAGCTGCTCCAGAGGTACCCCATGATGGACCCGGAGGACCAGCACGTGCAGGAGATCATGGATGAGCTGAGGCGCAAGTTCAAGATGGTGTGTTCTTCGCTGCACATCAAGAAGATTGAGTATGATGGGTACCCGAAAGCAGCTGCTTCCGACGCCAGCAGTCTTGAGTTTTAA
- the LOC107477901 gene encoding beta-glucuronosyltransferase GlcAT14A, producing the protein MRKNAGSYSGRMFSDRKWIIPFFATLLVSVSLILTAMLGAPSSAGRGDQLTRSEDSSGYFVESDLERSYNDNVVTKMEAPRFAYLISGTKGDSQRMLRTLEAVYHPRNQYILHLDLEALPRERMELANAVKADPMFREVENVRVMSQSNLVTYKGPTMIACTLQAIAILLKESSGWDWFINLSASDYPLMTQDDLLHVFSNLSRDLNFIEHTRLAGWKLNQRAKPIIYDPALYLSRKSDLAWTTQRRTLPTSFSLFTGSAWVVLTRSFVEYCIWGWDNLPRTMLMYYANFVSSPEGYFHTVICNNEEFRHTAVSHDLHYIAWDNPPKQHPRSLTMKDFDKMVTSNAPFARKFPKDDPVLDKIDKELLSRTHRFPPGAWCVGSSDGEADPCSIRGNDTVFRPGPGAERLWELLQILVSEENKSKRCL; encoded by the exons ATGAGGAAAAATGCTGGTTCTTATTCAGGAAGGATGTTTAGTGACAGGAAATGGATTATACCCTTTTTCGCAACTTTACTGGTTTCTGTGAGTCTGATCCTGACTGCTATGCTGGGGGCACCGAGTTCTGCTGGCAGGGGAGATCAGCTCACAAGATCGGAGGATTCGAGTGGATATTTTGTGGAATCAGATTTGGAAAGGTCTTATAATGATAATGTGGTTACGAAAATGGAGGCACCGAGGTTTGCATATCTTATTTCGGGAACCAAGGGTGATAGCCAAAGGATGTTGAGAACATTAGAGGCAGTGTACCACCCAAGGAACCAGTACATCTTGCATTTAGATCTTGAGGCTCTGCCCCGTGAAAGGATGGAACTGGCAAATGCAGTGAAAGCAGATCCAATGTTTcgggaagtggagaatgtgcgtgTTATGTCCCAATCCAATTTGGTGACTTATAAGGGTCCAACAATGATTGCTTGTACCCTCCAAGCCATTGCCATATTATTGAAAGAGAGTTCCGGGTGGGACTGGTTTATAAACCTCAGTGCATCAGATTATCCTCTTATGACACAGGATG ATTTGCTGCATGTTTTCTCTAATCTATCAAGAGATCTCAATTTCATCGAACACACTCGCCTTGCTGGTTGGAAACT GAATCAAAGAGCAAAACCAATCATCTATGATCCTGCGCTTTATTTATCAAGGAAATCTGATTTAGCATGGACTACTCAGCGAAGAACACTTCCCAcatctttttcccttttcactG GTTCAGCTTGGGTTGTACTGACCCGGTCCTTCGTGGAGTACTGCATATGGGGATGGGATAACTTACCTCGCACGATGCTTATGTATTATGCAAATTTTGTGTCCTCGCCGGAGGGATATTTTCATACTGTCATCTGTAACAATGAAGAATTCCGGCATACAGCAGTAAGCCATGATCTTCATTACATTGCTTGGGACAATCCCCCGAAGCAGCATCCCCGCTCATTAACTATGAAAGACTTCGATAAAATGGTAACAAGTAATGCCCCCTTTGCCCGAAAGTTTCCAAAGGATGATCCCGTTCTAGACAAGATCGACAAAGAACTTCTGAGCCGCACACATAGATTTCCGCCCGGGGCATGGTGTGTTGGGAGCTCAGATGGTGAGGCAGACCCTTGTTCTATACGTGGTAACGATACGGTGTTTAGGCCAGGCCCCGGTGCTGAAAGGTTATGGGAGCTGCTTCAAATACTGGTTtctgaagaaaataaaagcaagcgGTGTTTGTGA